In Halorhabdus tiamatea SARL4B, a genomic segment contains:
- a CDS encoding DUF7127 family protein → MRLEQQTVGDAAIRRFDYEDATTFAADIGDDGEVDVVGDTAIVVTGDTQYDLSLPDGEAVTAFITNGVLTIEVKR, encoded by the coding sequence ATGAGACTCGAACAGCAGACGGTCGGCGACGCGGCGATCCGCCGGTTCGACTACGAGGACGCGACGACGTTCGCGGCCGACATCGGCGACGACGGCGAGGTCGACGTCGTCGGCGATACGGCCATCGTTGTGACTGGAGACACCCAGTACGATCTTTCCCTCCCTGACGGCGAGGCCGTGACAGCCTTTATCACCAACGGCGTTCTTACCATTGAGGTGAAACGATGA
- the panB gene encoding 3-methyl-2-oxobutanoate hydroxymethyltransferase, with protein MTTVRDVRAMAGEDPITMLTAYDATTAELVEASGVDVILVGDSLGNAVLGHDSTLPVTMDQMVSHTGAVVRGTDEALVVADLPFLSIGADRGDSIEHAGRLLKEAGANAVKIESGPHTVELTERLVDLGIPVMAHLGLTPQHINRLGYARQGTSQEAAEEIRDLARAHEEAGAFSLVLEHVPANLAATVTDDLSIPTIGIGAGPDCDGQVLVVDDAVGLTESAPPFAEAFGDVREAYADALDDYVGAVEDGSFPADDHSHVADDLDLE; from the coding sequence ATGACCACGGTGAGAGACGTCCGTGCAATGGCCGGCGAGGACCCGATCACGATGCTGACGGCCTACGACGCGACGACAGCCGAACTGGTCGAAGCGAGCGGCGTCGACGTAATCTTGGTCGGTGACAGTCTCGGCAACGCCGTCCTGGGCCACGATTCGACGCTTCCGGTGACGATGGACCAGATGGTGAGCCACACGGGCGCGGTCGTCCGCGGGACCGACGAGGCGCTGGTCGTCGCCGACCTCCCCTTCTTGAGTATCGGTGCGGACCGCGGCGATTCGATCGAACACGCGGGTCGCTTGCTCAAGGAAGCCGGCGCGAACGCGGTCAAGATCGAGAGCGGCCCCCACACCGTCGAGTTGACCGAGCGACTGGTCGATCTCGGGATTCCAGTCATGGCCCACCTGGGGCTGACCCCCCAGCACATCAACCGACTGGGCTACGCCCGCCAGGGGACCTCTCAGGAGGCAGCCGAGGAGATCCGGGACCTCGCCCGCGCCCACGAGGAGGCCGGCGCGTTCTCGCTCGTGCTCGAACACGTCCCCGCGAACCTCGCGGCGACCGTGACTGACGACCTCTCGATTCCGACCATCGGAATCGGTGCCGGCCCCGACTGTGACGGCCAGGTGCTGGTCGTCGACGACGCCGTTGGCCTCACCGAATCGGCTCCGCCGTTCGCCGAGGCCTTCGGCGACGTCCGGGAAGCCTATGCCGACGCACTCGACGACTACGTCGGGGCCGTCGAGGACGGTTCGTTCCCGGCCGACGACCACAGCCACGTGGCCGACGACCTCGACCTCGAGTGA
- a CDS encoding DUF5822 domain-containing protein, whose protein sequence is MPEPTAETDPDGVDYGWVLQTTFVVTIVVGAPVVAVLSLGQSLPTWTARATFAVRVGAIVWFLTAVGVVLYERRSRV, encoded by the coding sequence GTGCCCGAACCTACTGCGGAGACAGACCCGGACGGCGTCGATTACGGGTGGGTCCTCCAGACCACCTTCGTCGTGACGATCGTCGTCGGCGCGCCGGTCGTCGCGGTCCTCTCGCTCGGGCAGTCGTTACCGACCTGGACGGCCCGGGCGACCTTCGCCGTGCGAGTCGGCGCGATCGTCTGGTTTCTGACTGCGGTCGGCGTCGTGCTCTACGAGCGACGCTCACGCGTCTGA
- a CDS encoding HAD family hydrolase has translation MVESYEAVIYDLDGTLVELDVDWTLVTREVADRLASRGVDTEGADLWTLLERAEAAGVHDVAIDVVGAHERVGARTADRLPLAEELPLDVPVGVCSLNEEAAVRTAMERHDLLTAVETVVGRDTLAAQKPDPEPLLAIVEGFDVDPARTLFVGDSPKDERTAERAGTAFQYVADRLGE, from the coding sequence ATGGTCGAGTCCTACGAGGCGGTGATCTACGACTTAGACGGAACCCTCGTCGAACTCGACGTCGACTGGACGCTGGTGACTCGCGAAGTCGCCGACCGTCTCGCGTCCCGGGGGGTCGACACTGAGGGGGCCGATCTATGGACGCTGCTCGAACGCGCCGAGGCCGCCGGCGTCCACGATGTCGCGATCGACGTCGTCGGTGCCCACGAGCGCGTCGGGGCACGGACGGCCGACCGACTCCCGCTGGCCGAGGAACTCCCGCTCGACGTACCGGTGGGCGTCTGCTCACTCAACGAGGAGGCGGCCGTCCGAACCGCGATGGAACGCCACGACCTGCTCACAGCCGTCGAGACAGTCGTCGGACGGGACACGCTCGCGGCCCAGAAACCCGACCCAGAACCACTGCTCGCGATCGTCGAAGGGTTCGACGTCGACCCCGCCCGGACGCTGTTCGTCGGCGATTCTCCGAAGGACGAGCGGACGGCCGAGCGCGCGGGCACGGCCTTCCAGTACGTCGCGGATCGACTCGGGGAGTGA
- a CDS encoding undecaprenyl diphosphate synthase family protein: MGLYDRYLATRIRLSDAEVPERVAVVLTEQDLLEQGAYDTLQSVFAWAFEYGAERLILYVSVLDAGAVPTLRRQLEAIDAGREIAVRGPDDDQQADAPIQISIGLGGKHEFATAVQRLAQEVEAGDLDPESIDETEIERRLVFPADPDLVIKTGAERLSDFMIWQSVYSELYFTDVNWRDVRKRDYLRAIRDYQKRQRRFGR; the protein is encoded by the coding sequence GTGGGTCTGTACGATCGATATCTCGCGACCCGGATTCGACTCAGCGACGCCGAGGTTCCCGAGCGAGTCGCAGTCGTCCTGACGGAACAGGACCTCCTCGAACAGGGGGCCTACGACACTCTCCAGTCGGTCTTCGCGTGGGCCTTTGAATACGGTGCCGAACGGCTCATTCTCTACGTGAGTGTGCTCGATGCTGGGGCCGTCCCGACGTTACGACGGCAACTCGAAGCGATCGACGCCGGCCGTGAGATCGCCGTCCGTGGACCCGACGACGACCAGCAGGCCGACGCACCGATCCAGATCAGCATCGGGCTGGGTGGCAAACACGAGTTCGCCACGGCCGTCCAGCGACTGGCCCAGGAAGTCGAGGCTGGCGACCTCGACCCCGAGTCCATCGACGAGACCGAAATCGAGCGCCGGCTCGTCTTCCCCGCCGACCCGGACCTCGTGATCAAGACCGGGGCCGAGCGACTCTCGGATTTCATGATCTGGCAGTCGGTCTACTCGGAGCTTTACTTCACCGACGTCAACTGGCGGGACGTCCGAAAACGGGACTACTTGCGGGCGATCCGGGACTACCAAAAGCGCCAGCGTCGCTTCGGTCGGTGA
- a CDS encoding DUF92 domain-containing protein: MTSALRRATAFALVGFASVIAPVAHRIFSPDIATLLAVSPFFLLAGSLHFVESGVVFELFARPGDRRDGRLYGLAGFSLAIAALVLLSLQFKMPVAVPVAATMSLAIGNVGAHLVRAASDERIAGTAGFVTGGFLAGIGGFVLSGSITGAFPSFPEIAFLAASGALLAALLRSMLFERDDPLVILSVGLLLWLFSDLAISITATGIAIALAITVALGYVSYALETASVPGMLTGVLLSLLTIVIGDYGWFAMLITFFGGGGLASKFKYDEKVARGIAQENEGARGSGNVLANSLVALFAVLAAAASPRLTGVSPELFLFVFAGSVAAAMSDTLSSEFGGLYDAPRLITTFERVEPGTDGGVTWQGELAGLAGATVIAVIAFVAFGTIEFAGAAVIVTSGFVGMTVDSLLGATIEGRWVGNQGVNFLATLSAGIAGAVLALAGGLVAF; this comes from the coding sequence GTGACTTCCGCGCTCCGACGTGCAACAGCGTTCGCACTCGTCGGGTTCGCGAGCGTGATTGCTCCCGTGGCCCACCGGATTTTCTCGCCCGACATCGCGACGCTGCTCGCCGTCTCGCCGTTCTTCCTGTTGGCCGGAAGCCTGCACTTCGTCGAGTCCGGCGTCGTTTTCGAGTTGTTCGCACGCCCGGGCGATCGCCGAGACGGCCGGCTGTACGGGCTCGCGGGTTTCTCGCTCGCGATTGCCGCACTTGTCCTCCTTTCCTTGCAGTTCAAAATGCCCGTCGCCGTACCCGTGGCTGCGACGATGTCCCTCGCCATCGGGAACGTCGGTGCCCACCTCGTTCGGGCAGCCAGCGATGAGCGAATCGCCGGGACGGCCGGGTTCGTCACCGGTGGTTTCCTCGCCGGGATTGGTGGATTCGTCCTCTCGGGGTCGATCACCGGCGCGTTCCCGTCGTTCCCCGAAATCGCCTTCCTGGCTGCGAGTGGCGCACTCCTCGCCGCGTTGCTCCGATCGATGCTGTTCGAGCGCGACGACCCGCTGGTGATCCTCTCGGTCGGCCTCCTGCTGTGGCTGTTCTCGGATCTCGCCATCTCGATCACGGCGACGGGGATCGCGATCGCGCTGGCGATCACCGTCGCGCTCGGGTACGTCTCCTACGCGCTCGAGACGGCCTCCGTCCCCGGCATGTTGACGGGCGTCCTCCTGAGCCTGCTGACGATCGTCATCGGCGATTACGGCTGGTTCGCCATGCTCATCACCTTCTTCGGCGGCGGCGGACTCGCGAGCAAGTTCAAATACGACGAGAAGGTCGCGCGTGGCATCGCCCAGGAGAACGAGGGCGCGCGCGGGAGCGGCAACGTCCTCGCGAACTCGCTTGTGGCGCTGTTCGCCGTCCTGGCCGCCGCGGCGAGCCCGCGACTCACCGGCGTTTCACCCGAGCTGTTCCTGTTTGTCTTCGCCGGCTCGGTCGCGGCGGCGATGAGCGACACCCTCTCGAGTGAGTTCGGCGGCCTCTACGACGCGCCGCGACTCATCACCACGTTCGAGCGGGTCGAACCCGGCACGGACGGCGGTGTGACCTGGCAGGGCGAACTCGCCGGCCTCGCAGGCGCAACTGTCATCGCTGTCATCGCGTTCGTCGCCTTCGGGACGATCGAGTTCGCGGGCGCGGCCGTGATCGTCACCAGCGGGTTCGTCGGCATGACGGTCGATAGCCTGCTCGGCGCGACTATCGAGGGCCGGTGGGTCGGCAATCAGGGCGTCAACTTCCTGGCGACGCTCTCGGCCGGGATCGCCGGGGCCGTCCTCGCGCTCGCCGGCGGCCTCGTGGCCTTCTGA
- a CDS encoding GNAT family N-acetyltransferase, translated as MARPAVEIRDVRAADEPALRAIQRDVIDEPSPQLLGAATEGLAITRVAVDDQPVGYGFALVGDDTAYVPELAVASAHRRRGIGTALLDSIAERAGEAGATTLRLTVHADDERAKAFYRSCGFEEIARHQQYFATGSGVGIDLAKPL; from the coding sequence ATGGCTCGCCCCGCTGTCGAGATCCGGGACGTCCGAGCCGCCGACGAGCCTGCACTTCGGGCGATCCAGCGTGACGTGATCGACGAACCCTCACCGCAGTTGCTCGGCGCAGCGACCGAGGGACTGGCGATCACGCGCGTCGCCGTCGACGACCAGCCGGTCGGCTACGGCTTCGCCCTCGTCGGCGACGACACCGCCTACGTCCCTGAGCTCGCCGTCGCGTCTGCTCACCGCCGTCGCGGGATCGGCACAGCGCTACTCGATTCGATCGCCGAACGTGCCGGTGAGGCCGGCGCGACGACACTCCGGTTGACCGTCCACGCCGACGACGAACGAGCCAAAGCGTTCTACCGATCGTGTGGGTTCGAAGAAATCGCACGCCACCAGCAGTATTTCGCGACGGGATCGGGCGTCGGAATCGACCTCGCGAAGCCGCTCTAG
- the dnaG gene encoding DNA primase DnaG — protein MHDSAKYLIHAQIEANGVVERSDVVGAIFGQTEGLLGDELDLRTLQESSKVGRIDVTIDSESGRSTGEVTIASGLDRVETAILAASLEAIDRVGPCRATLEVTQLEDVRTAKRREIVDRAEELLARFDEEVMSSHELVEEVRRRARVERITEYEGYPAGPRVADGDAIIVVEGRADVLTLLQYGIKNAVAVEGTNVPDAIADLTHDRTVTAFLDGDRGGNLILKELAQVGSVDYVAFAPAGRSVEDLSRTDVTDALREKVPYERVAEGEVSLAEIAPDVDAPGEAVAETDTDEAAPDSTATETGDTDKTDTSRSAPDGEDARVSESAESTDEDGVAADGEGAATTATGETITTESGEAVAVPTDGEPAVETPDSERETPSTEPADADEETISAAETLDDHVQAVIGESTEAVRLLDDSLVTLSEAPVAEAFETVRDADPVPGTVVIDGPATQRLLDVAAQRGVTRIVASERGDLVKQPTSVRLTVPGAA, from the coding sequence ATGCACGATTCAGCGAAATATCTCATCCACGCACAGATCGAAGCCAACGGGGTGGTCGAGCGGAGTGACGTCGTCGGCGCGATCTTCGGCCAGACCGAAGGCCTGCTCGGCGACGAACTCGACCTCAGGACGCTACAGGAATCCTCGAAAGTCGGGCGCATCGACGTCACGATCGACTCCGAGAGCGGTCGCTCGACCGGCGAGGTGACGATCGCCAGCGGGCTCGACCGCGTCGAGACGGCGATCCTGGCAGCCTCCCTCGAGGCGATCGACCGGGTCGGTCCCTGCCGGGCGACCCTCGAAGTCACCCAGCTCGAAGACGTCAGGACGGCGAAACGTCGCGAGATCGTCGACCGTGCCGAGGAGTTGCTCGCACGCTTCGACGAGGAAGTGATGTCGAGTCACGAACTCGTCGAGGAGGTCCGCCGCCGGGCGCGCGTCGAGCGCATCACCGAGTACGAGGGGTATCCCGCCGGCCCGCGCGTCGCCGACGGCGACGCCATCATCGTCGTCGAGGGGCGAGCAGACGTCCTGACGCTCCTGCAGTACGGCATCAAGAACGCCGTCGCCGTCGAAGGGACGAACGTCCCCGACGCGATCGCCGACCTCACCCACGACCGGACGGTGACCGCCTTCCTCGACGGCGACCGCGGCGGGAATCTAATCTTGAAGGAACTCGCCCAGGTCGGCAGCGTCGACTACGTCGCCTTCGCTCCCGCCGGCCGATCGGTCGAAGATCTCTCGCGGACCGACGTGACCGACGCCCTCCGGGAGAAGGTCCCCTACGAGCGCGTCGCCGAGGGCGAGGTGTCGCTGGCAGAGATCGCGCCGGACGTCGATGCGCCCGGAGAAGCGGTCGCCGAGACCGACACCGACGAAGCAGCGCCCGACTCGACAGCCACTGAAACGGGAGACACCGACAAGACGGACACGTCGCGGTCAGCCCCAGACGGTGAAGACGCGAGGGTCTCGGAGAGCGCTGAATCGACCGACGAAGACGGCGTCGCGGCTGACGGTGAGGGAGCCGCCACGACCGCGACAGGTGAGACGATCACGACGGAAAGCGGCGAGGCCGTCGCCGTGCCGACAGACGGGGAGCCGGCCGTCGAGACGCCGGACTCAGAGCGGGAGACACCGTCGACTGAACCTGCCGACGCCGACGAGGAGACAATTTCCGCCGCAGAGACGCTCGACGATCACGTCCAGGCCGTCATCGGCGAATCGACCGAGGCCGTACGATTGCTCGATGATTCACTGGTGACACTTTCGGAGGCACCGGTTGCAGAGGCTTTCGAGACGGTCCGCGACGCCGATCCCGTTCCCGGGACGGTCGTCATCGACGGGCCGGCGACCCAGCGCCTGCTCGACGTCGCCGCACAGCGCGGCGTCACCCGGATCGTCGCGAGCGAACGCGGCGACCTCGTCAAACAGCCCACGTCGGTTCGACTGACGGTCCCGGGAGCCGCCTAG
- a CDS encoding DUF3311 domain-containing protein: MAERTGTLWWSLVALTLSALAIPWFLWGSDTVVAGLPVWLWWHVGWMLLTSFVFYVFTSHAWGIGVERGGIDG; the protein is encoded by the coding sequence ATGGCCGAACGGACAGGCACGTTGTGGTGGAGTCTCGTGGCACTCACCCTGAGTGCGCTCGCGATCCCGTGGTTTCTGTGGGGGTCGGACACGGTCGTGGCCGGACTGCCGGTGTGGCTGTGGTGGCACGTCGGGTGGATGCTCCTGACGTCGTTCGTCTTCTACGTGTTTACCAGCCACGCCTGGGGTATCGGCGTCGAGAGAGGAGGTATCGATGGCTGA
- a CDS encoding sodium:solute symporter family protein, which produces MADVALQVGIVVGYLLLALGVGLIAYRLTERSAEDYYLANRTIGTVVLLFTTFATLLSAFTFFGGPNLAFRAGPEWILVMGLMDGVIFGILWYVMGYKQWLIGRKHGYVTVGEMLGDRFDSRTLRGLVAGISLFWLLEYVMLQQVGAGRALESLTAGAIPYWAGATLITLFMIGYVVLAGMRGVAWTDTVQGLFMLVLVWIAFAWIVVSVGGPGELTQAMGEANPEFLSLGGGLYSPQYMLSTAIAIGFGVAMFPQINQRFFVARSQRVLKRSLALWPLLVILLFVPAFILGAWATGLGITPNARGNILPPLLNAYTPTWFAALVVAGAMAAMMSSSDSMLLSGSSYLTRDLYRPFVDPDASDRREDVVARLAVVAFAVIALLMSLGTNLTLIEIGATAFKGYAQLTLPVLVALYWRNTTRAGMLAGVGVSQAFYLLATFTDLVPATYWGWQAGLVGMGIGLVLTVGISLVSTAAPEENADRFVTPGGVDGD; this is translated from the coding sequence ATGGCTGACGTCGCCCTCCAGGTCGGGATCGTCGTCGGCTATCTGCTGCTCGCGCTCGGGGTCGGACTGATCGCCTATCGGCTGACCGAGCGCTCGGCCGAAGATTACTATCTGGCGAATCGGACGATCGGGACGGTCGTGCTCCTCTTTACGACCTTCGCGACGCTACTGTCTGCCTTTACGTTCTTCGGCGGCCCCAACCTCGCCTTCAGGGCCGGCCCGGAGTGGATCCTCGTGATGGGCCTGATGGACGGCGTCATCTTCGGGATCCTGTGGTACGTGATGGGCTACAAGCAGTGGTTGATCGGCCGGAAACACGGCTACGTCACGGTCGGTGAGATGCTGGGCGATCGCTTCGACTCCCGGACGCTGCGGGGACTGGTCGCGGGGATCAGCCTGTTCTGGCTGCTCGAGTACGTCATGCTCCAGCAGGTCGGGGCGGGCCGGGCGCTGGAATCGCTCACGGCGGGAGCGATCCCCTACTGGGCGGGCGCGACGTTGATCACGCTCTTCATGATCGGGTACGTCGTCCTCGCGGGGATGCGCGGCGTCGCCTGGACGGACACGGTACAGGGCCTGTTCATGCTCGTACTCGTCTGGATCGCGTTCGCGTGGATCGTCGTCTCGGTCGGCGGCCCGGGCGAGTTGACGCAGGCGATGGGTGAAGCCAATCCCGAGTTCCTCTCGCTGGGCGGGGGGCTGTACTCGCCGCAGTACATGCTTTCGACGGCGATCGCGATCGGTTTCGGCGTCGCGATGTTCCCCCAGATCAACCAGCGCTTTTTCGTCGCCCGGAGTCAGCGCGTCCTCAAGCGGTCGCTGGCGCTGTGGCCACTCCTGGTCATCCTGCTTTTCGTCCCCGCGTTCATCCTCGGCGCGTGGGCGACGGGGCTCGGAATTACCCCTAACGCCCGGGGAAACATCCTCCCGCCGCTGTTGAACGCCTACACGCCGACGTGGTTCGCTGCCCTGGTGGTCGCGGGTGCGATGGCCGCGATGATGTCCTCCAGTGACTCGATGCTGTTGTCGGGATCGTCGTACCTGACGCGTGACCTCTATCGACCGTTCGTCGACCCCGACGCGAGTGACCGTCGGGAGGACGTCGTCGCCAGGCTGGCGGTCGTCGCCTTCGCGGTGATCGCCCTCCTGATGAGTCTGGGGACGAACCTGACCCTGATCGAGATCGGCGCGACGGCCTTCAAGGGCTACGCCCAGTTGACCCTGCCAGTGTTGGTCGCGCTGTACTGGCGCAATACGACGCGGGCAGGGATGCTCGCGGGCGTGGGCGTCAGCCAGGCGTTTTACCTGCTTGCGACGTTCACCGACCTCGTACCGGCGACCTACTGGGGGTGGCAGGCCGGCCTGGTCGGGATGGGAATCGGTCTCGTGCTAACGGTCGGCATCTCGCTGGTGTCGACGGCCGCCCCCGAGGAGAACGCCGACCGCTTCGTGACGCCGGGCGGCGTCGACGGCGACTGA
- a CDS encoding HFX_2341 family transcriptional regulator: MQTHIVPVGFDYDRLIAPLVREQRTVDRAILLEGAIGNEANAEYSRLLTSQLEKDFQNLLGSKTERILVEDVYDYDAAFEQGFSLISDELDRDPDAEVWLNISAMPRTVSFAFATAAHSIAVEREGDRHRIHTYYTAPEKYLETELAEELRKQIDLLRDLSDEVDDDLVEKRLGSARDLIEEFDERGTTIGAKEIDGSYMVEIPVASFSNVKPFEELILFTLGEHGEFESVSELAQTLAEDLGEEYTDSFRSKVLYNVDRLGPGGKGYIEQEEHGKSYRTRLSRIGELWVRAHSGERPDRAPATS; this comes from the coding sequence ATGCAAACACACATCGTCCCTGTCGGATTCGATTACGACCGGCTCATCGCGCCGCTCGTCCGGGAGCAACGAACTGTCGACCGTGCAATCTTGCTCGAGGGGGCGATCGGGAACGAAGCCAACGCGGAGTACTCCCGACTGCTGACGAGTCAACTCGAGAAAGACTTCCAGAACCTTCTCGGGTCGAAGACCGAGCGCATCCTCGTCGAGGACGTCTACGACTACGACGCCGCCTTCGAGCAAGGGTTCTCGCTCATCAGCGACGAACTCGACCGCGACCCTGACGCCGAAGTCTGGCTCAACATCTCGGCGATGCCCCGGACGGTGAGCTTCGCCTTCGCGACGGCCGCCCACTCTATCGCCGTCGAGCGCGAGGGCGACCGCCATCGGATCCACACCTACTACACCGCCCCCGAGAAATATCTCGAAACCGAACTCGCCGAGGAACTCCGCAAGCAGATCGACCTCCTCAGAGACCTCTCGGACGAGGTCGACGACGACCTCGTCGAGAAGCGCCTGGGGAGTGCCCGGGATCTCATCGAGGAGTTCGACGAGCGCGGGACAACCATCGGTGCCAAGGAGATCGACGGCAGCTACATGGTCGAGATCCCGGTCGCCTCCTTCTCGAACGTCAAGCCCTTCGAGGAGCTTATCCTCTTCACACTCGGAGAACACGGCGAGTTCGAATCGGTCTCCGAGTTGGCCCAGACGCTCGCCGAAGACCTCGGCGAGGAGTACACCGACAGCTTCCGGTCGAAAGTCCTCTACAACGTCGATCGCCTCGGCCCTGGCGGGAAAGGCTACATCGAGCAGGAAGAGCACGGCAAGTCCTATCGAACGCGACTCTCCCGGATCGGCGAACTCTGGGTGCGCGCTCACTCCGGTGAGCGGCCGGATCGTGCGCCAGCGACAAGTTAA
- a CDS encoding glutaredoxin family protein, whose product MTMSTETPSESETVQERVEHAIADNEVVLFMKGTPQRPQCGFSQRAVGLIRAHCDEFETVDVLDALPAYRDALEAHSGWETIPQTYVDGEFVGGSDILAEHEEHGDLGETLTP is encoded by the coding sequence GTGACGATGTCAACTGAAACGCCGTCGGAATCCGAGACCGTCCAGGAACGCGTCGAACACGCGATAGCGGACAACGAGGTGGTACTGTTCATGAAGGGGACGCCACAGCGGCCCCAATGTGGCTTCTCCCAGCGGGCGGTCGGGTTGATACGCGCACACTGTGACGAATTCGAAACAGTGGACGTCCTCGATGCACTCCCGGCCTACCGGGACGCACTGGAAGCACACAGCGGCTGGGAGACGATCCCGCAGACGTACGTCGACGGTGAGTTCGTCGGCGGTAGCGACATCCTCGCCGAACACGAGGAGCACGGCGATCTCGGCGAGACACTGACGCCGTAA
- a CDS encoding BolA/IbaG family iron-sulfur metabolism protein, whose amino-acid sequence MDSAEVERRIEEGIPDATATVTYPRPNDTDHLAATVVSPAFAEKSLVEQHELVYDTLDDVLTTEIHALKVTTRTPEEAE is encoded by the coding sequence ATGGACTCCGCCGAGGTCGAACGCCGTATCGAGGAAGGCATTCCCGACGCGACGGCGACCGTCACCTACCCGCGACCGAACGACACCGACCACCTGGCAGCCACCGTCGTCTCGCCGGCCTTCGCCGAGAAGTCCCTCGTCGAGCAACACGAACTGGTCTACGACACCCTCGACGACGTGCTGACGACCGAAATCCACGCGCTGAAAGTGACGACACGGACGCCCGAGGAAGCCGAGTGA